Below is a genomic region from Helicobacter pylori.
ATAAAAAGATCACTAACAAGCAAGAAAGCCCTAAAAACACCCCAAGCTATAAGATGCGTAAAGTGTTGAGCGTTTTATTGTTCGCTCCTGTTGTGGCAGGGCTAATGATGTTATTTTTCTTTTATTTCATCGCCCCAGAAGATTTTTTTATGTATCTTAAAAACCCTAGCGATCACCCTATTGCTATGGGTTTTTGGCTTTTTAGCACGGCTGTGGTGCTGTTTGATATAGTGGTGGTTGCGGAGCGTTTTTGCATTTATTTATGCCCTTACGCTAGGGTGCAATCGGTGTTGTATGACAATGACACCTTAAACCCCATTTATGATGAAAAACGCGGCGGAGCGCTTTATAATAATCAGGGCCGCCTATTCCCCTTACCCCCCAAAAAACGCAGCCCAGAAAACGAATGCGTGAATTGTTTGCATTGCGTTCAGGTTTGCCCCACGCATATTGACATCAGGAAGGGCTTGCAATTAGAATGCATCAATTGCTTAGAATGCGTGGACGCATGCACGATTATCATGGCTAAATTCAGTCGCCCTTCACTCATCCAATGGTCTTCAACTAACGCTATTAATACGCGCCAAAAAGTGCGCCTGGTGCGTTTAAAAACGATCGCTTATTTGGGGGTTATCGCTATTGTGATCGCTCTTTTAGCCATCACTTCGTTTAAAAAAGAACGCATGCTCTTAGACATTAACCGCAACAGCGATCTGTATGAATTGCGCTCTAGTGGGTATGTGGATAACGATTATGTGTTTTTATTCCACAACACGGACAATAAAGACCATGAGTTTTATTTCAAAATTTTAGGGCAAAAAGACATTCAAATCAAAAAGCCTTTAAACCCTATCGCCATTAAAGCCGGACAAAAGATTAAAGCGGTAGTGATTTTAAGAAAACCCCTAAAAAATAACGCCACAGCATACAAGAACGCTAAAGACGCTCTAATCCCTATTACAATACAAGCTTATAGTGCAGACGATAAGAACATTACGATAGAAAGGGAATCGGTGTTTATCGCGCCAAGTGAAGATTGAAGCCTAAAACTAGCGCTCAATCACTTCATAAGGCAAGTCTTGCCTAACCAATTCTTCCATAAAGGGATCGGTGTTTAATTCTTCTATGTTAAACACCCCGGCTCTAAAATGATCCGCACTCCAAGTGTCGTTGCAAATCATTTTAGCCGCGCACATCGCTGGCACGCCGGTGGTGTAGCTTATGGCTTGCGAACCCACTTCTTCATAGCACTTCTTGTGATCGCACACGTTGTAAATGTAGAGCGTTTTGTCTTGGTTGTTTTTAATGCCGGTCATATAGCACCCGATGTTGGTTTTACCGGTGGTGTCTTTAGCCAGAGTCGCTGGATCAGGAAGCAAGGTTTTTAAAAATTGTATCGGCACGATTTTTACGCCTTGATGCTCTATTTCTTTAATGCCTAGCATGCCGACATTTTCTAAGCATTTCATGTGGGTTAAATAATCTTGAGAGAAAGTCATAAAAAACCTCGCCCTCCTTAAGCCTTTAATGTTTTTGACTAACGATTCCAATTCCTCATGGTATAAAAGATACGAATCCATTTCGCCAATCTGCGGGTAAGCCCACACTTGCTTGATTTCTAAAGGCTTTGTTTCAATCCATTTGCCATTTTCATAATAACGCCCTTTAGAGCTGACTTCCCTCAAATTGATTTCAGGGTTAAAATTTGTCGCAAAAGGGCGTTTGTGATCCCCAGCGTTGCAATCTAAAATATCTAAAGTGTGGATAGTGTCAAAATGGTGTTTTTGAGCGTGAGCGACATAAGCGTTTGTCACGCCCGGATCAAACCCAGCCCCTAAAACCCCTAAAATCCTTGCTTCTTTATAGGCCTTATCAAACGCCCACTGCTCTTTGTATTCAAACTTCGCTAAATCCGGGTGTTCGTAATTGGCGGTATCAATGTAATGCGTTTTGGTTTCTAAACATGCTTGCATGATCGTTAAATCCTGATAGGGTAAAGCCACATTAACAACGACTTTAGGCTTGTATTTTTGGATTAAAGCGACTAAGGCTTGCGTATCATCTGCATCCACTTGCTCAACGCCAATTTCCCCCAAACCCTTTTTAAGCATGCTTTCTTTAATCGCATAGCACTTGTCTAAGCTTCTGCTCGCTAAAATGATATTTTTAAACACATCTCTGTTCATGCCCATTTTGTGTGCTACCACACTGCCTACGCCACCAGCTCCAATTTGTAATACTGTATGCAAGGAACACCTACTTTCTAACTGATCTCGTTCTTTTAGGGGGGTATTATATTATAATAAGATAAATTTGATTAATAAGGATGCAAGCTTGCAAGAAATTAAGTTGGATATTTATGCCACTTTGGTGTGCATGGTTTTAGTGCTGCTTTTGGGGCGTTATGTGATTTCTAAAGTCAAGTTTTTACGAGATTATGATATTCCAGAGCCTGTTGTGGGCGGGGTTTTAGTCGCTTTTTTTATCATGTTAGCGCGTCAGTTTTACAATTTTGGCTTGCAATTTGATTCTTCTTTAAAAGATCCTTTAATGCTGACTTTTTTTATCACCATTGGTTTGAGTGCGGATTTCAAATCTTTACAAAAAGGCGGGAGAATGCTTGCGGTCTTTTTGCTGGCTGTGGCGGGGTTTGTGGTGTGTCAAAATGTCGTGGGGATTTCTATCGCTAGCCTTTTAGGGGTCAATCCTTTAATGGGGCTTTTAGGGGGGTCTATCGCTTTAGTGGGAGGGCATGGCACTAGCGCGGCATGGGCTAATTTTTTCACCCAACCACCTTATAATTTTAGCTCCAGCTTAGAAGTGGGCATGGTGTGCGCGACTTTTGGCTTGGTGAGTGGGGGGATTATTGGAGGGCCTGTCGCTAAATATTTGATCTCAAAATACAAACTAGAACCTAAAGACACTAAAGAAAAAGACACTTTAGAGGGCGTGGTGTCTAAAGGCTTTGAAACCCCTAAAGAGCAGCGCCTAATCACTGCATCCAGTTTTGTAGAAACTTTAGCTTTAATTGCGATCGCTTTATTGGTGGGGACTTTTTTATCGCATTTGATGCCTAAAAGCTTCACCTTGCCGACTTTTGTGTGGTGCTTGTTTGTAGGGGTTATTTTAAGAAACGCTCTGTCGTTTTTTAAAATCCATAGCGTGTTTGACAGAGAGGTTTCAGTCATAGGGAATGTGAGTTTGAGTCTGTTTTTAGCCTACGCTTTAATGAGCGTGAATTTATTGGAATTGTTAAAACTCGCTGTGCCTCTAGCGGTTATTTTGAGCGTTCAAGTAGCGGTTATGATCCTTTATGTGGTGCTTGTAACCTTTAGGGTATGCGGGAAGGATTACGATGCGGCGGTGTTGTGCGCGGGGCATTGCGGTTTTGGGCTTGGAGCGACCCCAACGGCTATGGTGAATATGCAAACCATCACCA
It encodes:
- the gltS gene encoding sodium/glutamate symporter codes for the protein MQEIKLDIYATLVCMVLVLLLGRYVISKVKFLRDYDIPEPVVGGVLVAFFIMLARQFYNFGLQFDSSLKDPLMLTFFITIGLSADFKSLQKGGRMLAVFLLAVAGFVVCQNVVGISIASLLGVNPLMGLLGGSIALVGGHGTSAAWANFFTQPPYNFSSSLEVGMVCATFGLVSGGIIGGPVAKYLISKYKLEPKDTKEKDTLEGVVSKGFETPKEQRLITASSFVETLALIAIALLVGTFLSHLMPKSFTLPTFVWCLFVGVILRNALSFFKIHSVFDREVSVIGNVSLSLFLAYALMSVNLLELLKLAVPLAVILSVQVAVMILYVVLVTFRVCGKDYDAAVLCAGHCGFGLGATPTAMVNMQTITNHYGPSHVAFIVVPLVGAFFVDIINALAIKGFLLLPFFPS
- a CDS encoding saccharopine dehydrogenase family protein — translated: MHTVLQIGAGGVGSVVAHKMGMNRDVFKNIILASRSLDKCYAIKESMLKKGLGEIGVEQVDADDTQALVALIQKYKPKVVVNVALPYQDLTIMQACLETKTHYIDTANYEHPDLAKFEYKEQWAFDKAYKEARILGVLGAGFDPGVTNAYVAHAQKHHFDTIHTLDILDCNAGDHKRPFATNFNPEINLREVSSKGRYYENGKWIETKPLEIKQVWAYPQIGEMDSYLLYHEELESLVKNIKGLRRARFFMTFSQDYLTHMKCLENVGMLGIKEIEHQGVKIVPIQFLKTLLPDPATLAKDTTGKTNIGCYMTGIKNNQDKTLYIYNVCDHKKCYEEVGSQAISYTTGVPAMCAAKMICNDTWSADHFRAGVFNIEELNTDPFMEELVRQDLPYEVIER
- the ccoG gene encoding cytochrome c oxidase accessory protein CcoG; this encodes MLESSSHFLKSFRLKRYIGFLLISLALLITPFIRIDGAHLFLISFEHKQLHFLGKIFSAEELQVMPFMVILLFIGIFFITTSLGRVWCGWACPQTFLRVLYRDVIETKIFKLHKKITNKQESPKNTPSYKMRKVLSVLLFAPVVAGLMMLFFFYFIAPEDFFMYLKNPSDHPIAMGFWLFSTAVVLFDIVVVAERFCIYLCPYARVQSVLYDNDTLNPIYDEKRGGALYNNQGRLFPLPPKKRSPENECVNCLHCVQVCPTHIDIRKGLQLECINCLECVDACTIIMAKFSRPSLIQWSSTNAINTRQKVRLVRLKTIAYLGVIAIVIALLAITSFKKERMLLDINRNSDLYELRSSGYVDNDYVFLFHNTDNKDHEFYFKILGQKDIQIKKPLNPIAIKAGQKIKAVVILRKPLKNNATAYKNAKDALIPITIQAYSADDKNITIERESVFIAPSED